Sequence from the Pseudocalidococcus azoricus BACA0444 genome:
TTGGGGGATTGCCGGACTTTATCTACTCCTGTCGCCAGCACGTTACACCAGTAAGCTATCTCTCATTTTGCCGGGCAGTACTCCAGGGGTGAGTGTCTCTCTACCCAATATTGGCCAAGCGTCTACCGTGCCGACTTCGCCCTTTAATAATGTTCAGGTTGACCCTCGAGCTAACTATAAATATATTCTCATGGGAAATCAGGTCATTGATGCGGCTGCCAAAAGTCAAAATTTGACATCCCAGAGCTTTGGTGTGCCCCGAATTAAGCTCCTGGATACCACCAGCATCATCGAAGTTGAACTAAGTGGTAACACTCCTGTAGAGGCTCAGGAAAAAGCATGGGCCCTCTATAACCAATTTACGCAAGAGTTAAATACCCTTCGCTCAAAAGTCATTGCTCAACAGGATGTCGGAATACAGGGATTACTCAAAACTGCCCGGACTAGACTGGAAATAGCCCAAAAGAATTTATCAAACTACAAGTCCAAGTCTGGTCTCAGTTCCGAAGATCAATTAAATAGTCTTTCAACCAACATTGAAGAATTAAGGCGATTGCGCTCGGAAGCGATTGGGGAGCGTCAAAAAGCTGCGAATCAGCAGGCCCAACTCTCTAAAACCCTCGGACTATCCCCCCAACAGGCAAACTTTGCTTATGTCCTTCAGGCGGATCAACGGTTTCAAGATAATTTACGGGATTACAGCCAAAGCAGTGCCCAACTCGCAGTTTTACTCGGAAAATGGGGCCCCAATCATCCCGTGGTTGCCACCCAAATGTCTAAACAAAAACAAGCTCGTCAAGCCCTAATTCAGCGCAGTATTGCCCTACTTGGATTTCCGATTTCCCCCGACCAAGTGGCTCGCATTAATATTAGTCAAACAGCACCGGGGGCAGGACGAGAGGCTCTCTTTACTAAGTTAATTACCTTGCAAGCAGAACAGCAGGGGTTAACGGCCCAGGCCGAGGGAATGAGCCAACAGATTCTACAACTGGAGCAGCGACTACGGCTTCTGGCCCAAAAGCAGGCTGTTTTGGAGAGCTATCAGCGAGAGGTACAGATTGCCCAGGCCGTTTTTTCCTCTACATTGGCTCAAAATGATTTAGGACAGTCGAATATATTTGCTAACTATCCTCAGGTTCAGATCTTGACTCCGCCGATTTTACCGCAAGAACCCAGCTCACCAAATCCCAAGTTAGCTCTACTAGGTGCTGTTTGTAGTTCTCTGTTACTGATCGCTGGATTAACACTTTATTGGTTTAAGATCAAAAAAAATACCACAATGACTTCTGCTCAAGCAACTCAATGATCATCTCTTGCCCATGAAACCTAAAGTTTTACATATTGTCACAGATTTAAACTTGGGGGGCATTAATACACTGATTCAAAACTGGCAACAATCGTCCCTTATCACCGAGTTTAACTTTTTAGTTGCTGAAATTACCCAACTGGAAACGGCCTTTAATTTATTTCGTCCTCAGCTTGTTCTTTTACACAGTGCTTGCTCACGTCAGATATTGCCAAAACTCTTAGGCTTGATTGGACAACAAACTAAGCTGATTATTGTTGATCATCATTACTGCTCTGGCTTTGAAAAAACGGTTTCATCTAAGTTTCGTTTACATTTGATGCTGAGACTGAGCTATCGTTTAGCCTATCGGGTTGTGGCTGTTTCTCAAGGACAGAGTCAATGGATGTTAAGGAATGATTTAGTTGCACCGGAAAAACTGCATATCCTCCCTCCAATACCCAATCTCAGGCCTTTATTGAATATCTTGCCTGTGAAATCATGGACATTACCTTTGAACGTCGGTGCCTATGGTCGGTTTGCAGAGCAGAAAGGGTTTGACATCTTACTGAGGACGCTGCAAAAATATCCGGAATTAAATATCACAATCAACTTAGTCGGTGATGGCCCAGATGCAGGACAATTACACGGATTGGCTGAGGGCTTAAGGAATGTTGAAATTAGTCCAGCTACAACCGATATTCCAGGCTTGATGGCATCGTGCCAGGCCATTGTTATTCCATCACGGTGGGAACCCTGGGGCCTGGCCTGTGTGGAAGCCAAAGCTGCGGCCCGGCCTGTGATTGTCAGCGATGTTGATGGCTTGAGTGAACAAATGAATGGCTGTGGAATTTTAGTTCAGCCAGACAACATAGAATCCTTAGCCGCAGCACTTCAATCCTTAACAAAGCAATCTCCGAGCCAATTAGCTCAATGGGGAAATCAGGGTCGGGCATCCGTTACAAACGCGTGGGAAAACCATATCAAGGCCTTTAGTACTTTTTTATGGGACAGTTTATGACCTGAGGAAAATTACACTATTCTCTATCTTTCTAAAGCCCCAGAAAATCAGCAATCTTAAGAGGCCAGCTTCGAGCGCACTTTCTCGATCATCTCTGAAATATGCAGCGCTTAACCCGAGACTGCGGCAACGAACTGACGTATCTTATTTTCTCTAAAGCTTTAATTAATGGGGGGGCATGGAAATATAGATGGGCGGGGGGCCTGGGTAGTGGCTATGGCGGAGAATCTCGGCATCGTCAGCGTTATGGGGCTTGAGGTAGAAATAATAGGGGTCACTGCGGTGGATCAGGTCATCCTCCGGCTGGGGTCGCTGGCTAATTAATAAATCTGTGTCGATGCGAATATGCATATACCCCGGAATTAACTCTGTGGGTTGAGGCACATTGGGGGTAAAGACCGTTTCAAGAGTGGCTTGAGTTGTGAGTTTGATCAGGCTGTTTCTTGATTCTCCGAGGACATCAGTGGGAATTTCTTGCCAGGTAAACCCAGTTTGGACAAAGGCTCGCAGGGGTAGGATTTGGATATAGAGGGGATGTTCTCGATCCAGGTTTTGCATCACGAGGGTTAAGCGATAGGACTGGCCATCCGGCTCGTAGGCAACATTTTGCAGATCAATATAGAGATAACCATGACTGGCCTGGTCGAGTTGAGCTAATGCTTGTTTTTGAGCCCTTGCCACCCGTCGTTGATACCAGGCCAGGCCGGCATCCAGGCCCCAGGCCACTGAAAAAATTGGTAACAACCAGAGGAATTTTCGCCGATCAATGCCTAAATTTGTCCCTAAGGATATGGGTACTTGCGTCGGTGATCCTTCCGGTTGCTTTAAGGGTGGTAAAGGAAGGGGATCTGTTTTTTGATCTAGTTCCCGATCTTGTTTTATCTCAGTGATTTTGCCTTGATCTAAGTGCAACACCTGATCGGCATATTGGGTCAGGCTGAGATTGTGGGTGACGATGACCAAGCTGATGTTCTGAGACCGACAGAGGTGGAGCAACAGGGCCATAATTTCTAGTTCTGTGGTTTCGTCTAAGTCCCCTGTGGGTTCATCAGCCATCAATAACGGTGGGTTATTCATTAAGGCTCTGGCAATGGCGACCCGGCGTTGTTCCCCTCCCGATAATTGGCCTGGGTAGGCTTGGCAACGGTGTCCTAATCCCACTTGCTCTAGTAATAGGGCGGCTCGGTCGTAGGCCTGGGTTGAAGTAGTTGTGTTTCCGACTAATCCTGGCAAAGCAACATTATCAATCGCTCGTAAGGTGGGTAACAGACTGGCAAATTGAAACACAAACCCAAAACTGCGGTTCCGCATTTCCGCCCGTTGCTGAGCAGATAGCTCCCAGATATTGGTGTCCTGGATTTTTACCAGGCCCCGAGTTGGCCGACTTAAGCCGCTGATCATGGCTAACAGCGACGACTTGCCCGACCCGGAGCGGCCAATAATAGCAGTAAATTGGCCTGGCCACAGCGACACACTCACCTCTTTAACGGCATCAACGACTCCCCAGGCCGTGGTGTAGGTTTTACTGAGGTTTTGGGCGTTTAGGAGCGGGGTGAAAGCAGTCATGCATTTAGGTTAGCCGAACAATTCAGAGGGATCATGGCAGCTAATTTTCCAGGCCGGCACCAGAGCACCCAGGCCACCCAGCAAGGCCGCCCCGAGGATGCAACTCAGTCCTAACTCTGCCATAGCCCACGCTCCCGGCCAGAGAAACGAGACTCCAAGGCTGTTTAAGTCATAAATCAGGGTGCGTTGTGAGAGGCGGATTAGCCCCAGGCCCAGGCCAGTTCCGATCAGTCCACCACCGCCGGTCATGAGTGTGGCCTCCAGCAAGACTAAGCCAATTAATTGCTTGGGTTTTGTCCCGATGGCGGCTAAGAGGCCCAATTCCTGTTGCCGTTCGCTGACAATGGCACTAAAAATCACACTGATCATCAACGCCAGTCCGAGCAGAATCGCCCCCATTAATAGCCAGATACCCTGCACCAAAGCCGTTAGCCCTGGCCGCACCGTCGTTAAAATTACGTCTGCCGTAATGACTTTGACCTGGGGGGCCTGGGCTAGGATGGCAAACTGGACTTGTTGGGATGTGGCTCCGGGCTTGAGTTTGACCAAGAGGGCCGAATACTGGCCTGGTGAAAAATTGAGAGGATAATTTCCGCTTTGACTTGCCTCTGCCAGGTGCTGCAACGTTTCAAAATTAACAAACAAGGCCTGTTCATGGGTTCCCACCCCTGTGCGTTCTAAGCGACCATAAACAATTAACTTTTGTCCATAGAGATAAATCTCCTGATTCAATTGCTCAGGATGACCGCCGCCCACAATCACATCCCCGGCCTGGAATGGACGCGCTAACTGTTCGACTAACCAGGGTCTTACCGTAAAGTCATGGCCTGGGTCAAAGGCAATTAACTCCACGGAATGATCCATGGTGCCTGGCCTGTGATATCCCGATTGATCCGTTCGCAGCAGCAATTGAGGTGCTACCTGTGACACACCGGGTATGGACGCAATTTGGGAAGCCAAGCTGGAGTCGAGGCTTAAATCCGTTGGTGCAGCCGTGAGTAAGGCGGAGGTAATATTCACTAACGTCTTTTGGGGAACTACGAGCAGATCTGCACCCAAACGGGAAAAGCTGACGGTCATACTGGTTTGGGATCCCCATAACAGGGTTGTAACGGCAAAAATCGCCCCCGTTGCCACCGCCACTGCCCCGATTAGTAACAGGGTTCTTGTTTTCCGCCGCCCCAGATTCTGTAGAGCCAGCCGCAAGAAAATCCAATTTCTACTCATCTCATGCCAGTTCATCTTTCCAAATGTAAATTAATAAACCTGTGAAGTGTCAACATTTCTTCTGTACAGAACTAGAAATAATTATCTTGCCCTGAGTCATCCACGTTCCTGATCAAATCACCTGCTGCGGATCATCTCTGATACTCACAGGCATCCTCCCGGCGGTCGGCTTGGATTTGGGTTATCATGCTGGCGGCAACTGGTCATGCAATTCTGGCTCAACATCAGCGACTTTAGCCAACACAGCCTCGTATTTCCTTCGATCACCACGACTTGCACGCTCTTGCAAATACCCCTCAGTCGTTAGTGCTGAGATTTTTTCGGCAACTGCCAGCGCAATAAATTGGTCTAGGGAAACTCCATCCTGCTCTGCAAGTCTCTGCAAGCTTCTATACAAGGAGTCGGGTAGCTGGATGCTTAACGTGCTCATGGCAGTGCTCCAATAGACTCAAGGAAGTTTGTCGGGGTCACGGCACGAATCCCAAACTGCTCAATGCCTACAAAATCACGGATATTGTATGTCACTACGCTATCACACCCCGCTTTAACGGCCAGTTCTAGCACCATGTCATCCTTTGGATCGGGCAGGAAAGGTCGCCAAAGGAAGAAAATTTGGTGATGGGAAGCAACAGAACAGTGAAAATTAAGAAAATCTTGTATGTCTGCGAGATTAATAGTCAAATTTGGTAGTTCCCGCAATAGAACCTCTTCATACTCCAGAACTAGCGGTACAGAAAGATTGATCTTAAACTGCTCGCTACCAACGAGGCTCAACAGACGAAAAGCACTCCCGTTTCTAGAACGTAGCCCAGCAATAACTACATTTGTGTCAATCACAATTTGAGGGATGGGTATTGGCGACAGCACCAGAGGCGTTTATTAGGAACCCACCAATGCTACATCACGAAGACTAGACGGCGATAACCAGGTTCAGAAGGGACTGGATCGGGTAGGTTTGCCCACCAAATTTCTCCCCGAACCATTACCAATCCTCGTGGGGCAAAGACATAAACTGTATCCTTGCCATCACTGGATCAAGTTCAGAGGATTCTGTAGCGTAAACCTGATTCAATTGGTGCAAGATTTGATCGCGGTTATGCTTTTTCAGGTATGCCTGTAGTGCTTTTGCATAAAGCTCACTGCGCGACAATCCTAACTGCAGAGCAAGTGCTTCGGCCTCTTCAAAGATTGAATCTGGAAGTGAAATTGCAGTTTTCATAGTGAGCTTAGCTTAAAGTCCTACAGTTTGGTTATACCTCAGTCATACCAGAGCTGCAAGAACAAGGAGACTATATAGTGATTTCGCTTAGGAGTTAAACACTAAAAGACTTGAAACCCTTATAGGCAGTTGTTTTGTTGGCGTAGTCTCTCGGAGGGATAATGTCTCATTTTTGGCAGAAATAACTATATTGCAAAGGACTTAAACGCTGAACTGAAACCCAGTTCAATACACACTGCTTTCTCGATTTCTGCCCAATAAACGTCTTCTAAAACACCCTGTTTATTCTTAATTCTCTGAGCATCTACAGCCCTCATTTGACTTAAGTTAATGTGCCGATCTCTATCGAGTCCATTCTGCGGAGTTGGTGCAATATTCACAACAAACGGATAAGTCTTTGTTCCTGGCAACAAGGGCGCAACGATTGTTGTTGAACCATTTTGGTTGCCGATATCATTTTGCAAAATTAGACAAGGGCGCTCTTTATCGGTTTCATGACCAAGAACAGGTTTCAGATCAACCCACCATATTTCTCCTCGCTTGTAGGTTAAGTTTCCGTTAGGCATTTAAACCATCACCGACGGCAACATCCCAGGCCGAGATTTCTTCCTGTAACTCTGGGTTATTAGCCTGATCCTTATAAGCCTCTTCTAGCTCTTTCATCAAAATCCTTCTCTTCTCTTGCGAAAGGACAGCATTGATAAAGCTGCTACGGTTGCTGGCGAGCCGATCTACAAAATCGAGAATGTCGTCATCCAAGGTTATGCTGACTTTCTT
This genomic interval carries:
- a CDS encoding putative toxin-antitoxin system toxin component, PIN family, which produces MLSPIPIPQIVIDTNVVIAGLRSRNGSAFRLLSLVGSEQFKINLSVPLVLEYEEVLLRELPNLTINLADIQDFLNFHCSVASHHQIFFLWRPFLPDPKDDMVLELAVKAGCDSVVTYNIRDFVGIEQFGIRAVTPTNFLESIGALP
- a CDS encoding type II toxin-antitoxin system PemK/MazF family toxin, encoding MPNGNLTYKRGEIWWVDLKPVLGHETDKERPCLILQNDIGNQNGSTTIVAPLLPGTKTYPFVVNIAPTPQNGLDRDRHINLSQMRAVDAQRIKNKQGVLEDVYWAEIEKAVCIELGFSSAFKSFAI
- a CDS encoding toxin-antitoxin system HicB family antitoxin; the protein is MSTLSIQLPDSLYRSLQRLAEQDGVSLDQFIALAVAEKISALTTEGYLQERASRGDRRKYEAVLAKVADVEPELHDQLPPA
- a CDS encoding ABC transporter ATP-binding protein, which translates into the protein MTAFTPLLNAQNLSKTYTTAWGVVDAVKEVSVSLWPGQFTAIIGRSGSGKSSLLAMISGLSRPTRGLVKIQDTNIWELSAQQRAEMRNRSFGFVFQFASLLPTLRAIDNVALPGLVGNTTTSTQAYDRAALLLEQVGLGHRCQAYPGQLSGGEQRRVAIARALMNNPPLLMADEPTGDLDETTELEIMALLLHLCRSQNISLVIVTHNLSLTQYADQVLHLDQGKITEIKQDRELDQKTDPLPLPPLKQPEGSPTQVPISLGTNLGIDRRKFLWLLPIFSVAWGLDAGLAWYQRRVARAQKQALAQLDQASHGYLYIDLQNVAYEPDGQSYRLTLVMQNLDREHPLYIQILPLRAFVQTGFTWQEIPTDVLGESRNSLIKLTTQATLETVFTPNVPQPTELIPGYMHIRIDTDLLISQRPQPEDDLIHRSDPYYFYLKPHNADDAEILRHSHYPGPPPIYISMPPH
- a CDS encoding ABC transporter permease, with protein sequence MSRNWIFLRLALQNLGRRKTRTLLLIGAVAVATGAIFAVTTLLWGSQTSMTVSFSRLGADLLVVPQKTLVNITSALLTAAPTDLSLDSSLASQIASIPGVSQVAPQLLLRTDQSGYHRPGTMDHSVELIAFDPGHDFTVRPWLVEQLARPFQAGDVIVGGGHPEQLNQEIYLYGQKLIVYGRLERTGVGTHEQALFVNFETLQHLAEASQSGNYPLNFSPGQYSALLVKLKPGATSQQVQFAILAQAPQVKVITADVILTTVRPGLTALVQGIWLLMGAILLGLALMISVIFSAIVSERQQELGLLAAIGTKPKQLIGLVLLEATLMTGGGGLIGTGLGLGLIRLSQRTLIYDLNSLGVSFLWPGAWAMAELGLSCILGAALLGGLGALVPAWKISCHDPSELFG
- the mazE gene encoding type II toxin-antitoxin system MazE family antitoxin, yielding MSKKVSITLDDDILDFVDRLASNRSSFINAVLSQEKRRILMKELEEAYKDQANNPELQEEISAWDVAVGDGLNA
- a CDS encoding glycosyltransferase family 4 protein; this encodes MKPKVLHIVTDLNLGGINTLIQNWQQSSLITEFNFLVAEITQLETAFNLFRPQLVLLHSACSRQILPKLLGLIGQQTKLIIVDHHYCSGFEKTVSSKFRLHLMLRLSYRLAYRVVAVSQGQSQWMLRNDLVAPEKLHILPPIPNLRPLLNILPVKSWTLPLNVGAYGRFAEQKGFDILLRTLQKYPELNITINLVGDGPDAGQLHGLAEGLRNVEISPATTDIPGLMASCQAIVIPSRWEPWGLACVEAKAAARPVIVSDVDGLSEQMNGCGILVQPDNIESLAAALQSLTKQSPSQLAQWGNQGRASVTNAWENHIKAFSTFLWDSL
- a CDS encoding GumC family protein, with product MFFVLGNSLIWGIAGLYLLLSPARYTSKLSLILPGSTPGVSVSLPNIGQASTVPTSPFNNVQVDPRANYKYILMGNQVIDAAAKSQNLTSQSFGVPRIKLLDTTSIIEVELSGNTPVEAQEKAWALYNQFTQELNTLRSKVIAQQDVGIQGLLKTARTRLEIAQKNLSNYKSKSGLSSEDQLNSLSTNIEELRRLRSEAIGERQKAANQQAQLSKTLGLSPQQANFAYVLQADQRFQDNLRDYSQSSAQLAVLLGKWGPNHPVVATQMSKQKQARQALIQRSIALLGFPISPDQVARINISQTAPGAGREALFTKLITLQAEQQGLTAQAEGMSQQILQLEQRLRLLAQKQAVLESYQREVQIAQAVFSSTLAQNDLGQSNIFANYPQVQILTPPILPQEPSSPNPKLALLGAVCSSLLLIAGLTLYWFKIKKNTTMTSAQATQ